A genomic stretch from Arachis stenosperma cultivar V10309 chromosome 3, arast.V10309.gnm1.PFL2, whole genome shotgun sequence includes:
- the LOC130970523 gene encoding (-)-germacrene D synthase-like, translating to MSTSGALTLTYYLPKPNANSSLHDHRHTSAYHPSIWKDYFLQYASEFKGLDYKTEPQIDELKKEVSKMLTSTSEKPLAKLDLIDSICRLGIHYHFECEIDEVMQQIHKSYVKNGVITIEDNLRSIALLFRLLRQHGFRVSSNVFNKFKDIDGNFNESLTKDVEGMLSLYEASHLRIHREKILEEALKFTSTQLESITTHHELSPFLAAQVKHSLRQPLHHGLPRWEARHYISIYQQHPNQNEVLLTLAKLDFNYLQRLHKKEVGNLTKWWEELDVSRKLPYARDRIVECCSWILSVYFEPKYYQARILLTQTIALLSIIDDTYDNYGTIDELELFTKAIDRWDACYLDDLPEYMKIIYRALLGAFEKAKQQVVKEGRGYSIDYGINEFKKTVKAYMTEAKWFKSNYVAKSEEYLQTCTRSTTYPLLTTTCFIGMGDMATEDVFKWVTNEPKIVTASAIVCRLMDDIVSNEFEQKRGHVASFLECYMKEYDVSREEAIKEAEKRVSDAWKDIHEECLMPTKVPMIFLIRSLNMTRFISVMYKNQDNYTHAHGIMKKYIEDLLIDPVPI from the exons ATGTCTACTAGTGGAGCTTTAACCCTTACTTATTATCTCCCCAAGCCAAATGCAAATTCTAGTTTGCATGATCATCGACACACTTCAGCATATCACCCTAGCATTTGGAAAGACTATTTCCTTCAATATGCTTCAGAATTCAAG GGACTTGATTATAAAACTGAGCCACAAATTGATGAACTGAAGAAAGAAGTATCCAAAATGCTTACCTCAACATCTGAGAAGCCCTTAGCAAAACTTGATTTGATTGATTCAATATGTCGTTTAGGTATCCATTATCATTTTGAATGTGAGATTGATGAAGTGATGCAACAGATTCACAAGAGTTATGTCAAAAATGGAGTAATAACTATTGAAGACAATCTTCGCTCCATTGCTTTACTCTTTAGGTTACTGCGGCAGCATGGATTTCGGGTTTCATCTA ATGTGTTCAACAAATTTAAGGATATAGATGGAAATTTTAATGAAAGCCTTACGAAAGATGTTGAAGGAATGCTAAGTTTATATGAAGCTTCACACCTAAGAATTCATAGAGAGAAGATATTAGAAGAAGCTCTTAAATTCACTTCCACTCAGCTTGAGTCCATTACTACTCATCATGAGTTGAGCCCTTTTCTTGCAGCGCAAGTTAAGCATAGTTTAAGGCAGCCTCTCCACCATGGCTTACCAAGGTGGGAGGCACGACATTATATTTCAATCTACCAACAACATCCCAATCAAAATGAAGTTTTACTCACTCTTGCTAAATTGGATTTCAATTATCTACAAAGATTGCATAAAAAAGAAGTTGGCAACCTCACCAA GTGGTGGGAGGAGTTAGATGTGAGTAGAAAACTACCATATGCACGGGATAGGATTGTGGAATGTTGCAGTTGGATTTTGTCTGTATATTTTGAGCCCAAATATTATCAAGCAAGAATATTACTAACACAAACAATCGCCTTGTTATCAATCATTGATGACACATATGATAACTATGGAACCATTGATGAATTGGAGCTTTTTACTAAGGCAATTGACAG GTGGGATGCTTGCTACTTGGATGATCTACCCGaatatatgaaaataatttacAGGGCTCTCTTAGGAGCTTTTGAAAAAGCCAAACAACAAGTGGTGAAGGAAGGAAGAGGATATAGCATTGACTATGGCATAAATGAA TTTAAGAAAACAGTGAAAGCTTACATGACTGAAGCGAAATGGTTCAAGAGTAACTATGTTGCAAAATCAGAGGAGTATCTCCAGACATGTACTCGATCAACCACTTACCCATTACTCACAACAACTTGTTTTATTGGCATGGGAGACATGGCTACCGAGGACGTCTTCAAATGGGTCACTAATGAACCCAAAATTGTTACAGCTTCTGCAATTGTTTGCAGGCTCATGGATGATATCGTCTCCAATGAG TTTGAACAGAAAAGAGGACATGTTGCCTCGTTCCTAGAGTGCTATATGAAGGAATATGACGTGTCAAGAGAAGAAGCCATTaaagaagcagagaagagagTTAGTGATGCTTGGAAGGATATACATGAAGAATGTCTTATGCCAACCAAAGTTCCAATGATATTTCTCATCCGCTCTCTCAACATGACACGATTTATAAGCGTCATGTACAAAAATCAAGATAATTACACTCATGCCCATGGAATAATGAAGAAATACATTGAGGATTTGCTTATAGATCCTGTTCCAATATAA